CGACGCCCGGCCCCGCCTGCGCCGCGGCTGGGGCCGTGGCCACGGGAGGTGCTGCCGGGGGCGCGGCTGGCGCGGTGGCCACGGGCGGCGCCGGCGCTGTCCCGTCCACGGGCGCCGCGGGCGGCGGCGCGGGGCGTGCCTCGATGGCGAGCAGGCGCTCGGTCACGCTCTGGAGCTGCTTGCGCAGCTGCTCCACCTCGCGGCGGAGCGCCTCCACGTCTTCCGCGAAGGCGGGAACGGAGCCGAGCAGGAAGACAACGATGAGGCCGGGGACGAAGATGGCGCGCATGGGTTTTCCCTCCGATCTGGTCAGAGGGCCCGACGCTAGCCGAGTGACCCCTCATTTGACCAGCGGGTACTGGCTCCGGTACCAGCCGTCGAACCCGTCCTCCAGCACCACGTGATTCTTGTAGCCGAGGTCCGAGAGGAAGCTGTAGACGCCGCCCATCTCCTCGAGCGGGCACTGGCAGTAGAGGACCACGCGCGCCGCCTTCGGGATCTCGCGGTAGCGGCGCGCCAGGTCGGCCATGGGCAGCGAGATGGCCCCGGGCAGGTGGCCGGCCCGATACTCGGCGGGCTTGCGCATGTCCACCAGCACCACGGGCTCCTTGACGTCGAGCAGCCGCTTCACCGCGTCGGAGCGGAGGGTGGGGAAGGCGGCGCCCGGCGTGTGGCCCGCGCGCGCGGAAGCGACGAGACCACCGAGCAGAACGAGTAGCGCGAGCACCAGGAGCGCCCCGCGACGACGGGTCAGAGCGTGCCCTCCTTGCGAAGCTCGGTGATGACCACGTTGGGCGGGACGCCCCGCAGCGTGAACGCCAGCACGTCGCCGACCTTGACGCCGTCGTAGAGCTTCGGGTCCTGGGCGCGGAAGCCCATGGTCATGGGCGGCATGAAGCCCGCGATGTCCTCGTGGGAGAGCACGATCACGTTGATCTCGGGCACGATGGCGCGCACGACGCCGCGCGCGCGGAAGACGCGCTCCACGCCGGGCGTCACCGCCTGGCCGCGCAGCTCGGCCAGCTCGCGGCGCGCCTCGCCCAGCGGTCGCCCCCACGCGAGAAAGCCCATGAGCAGGCCCAGGCCGAGGGCCAGGTTCAGCAGGAGCACCACGCGCCAGAGCCGCATGGCTAGTGGACGTGCTCCGCGGGCGGCGGGGCCGGCGTCTCGCGATTCAGCGCCTGGATCTCGGCCATCAGCGTGGGGATCTCCGCCCAGGAGGCGCCCGGCTCGCCGGCGATCCAGCGCGCGCGCAGGTAGCCGGCGCGATCGATGAGGAATTCCATGTGGGCGGGCATGGACGGGTCCGGCTTCATTCCCTCGGGCGAGAGGTTACGCCGGAAGAGCCCATAGGCCTGCGCGATCTCTTCCGCGCCCTCGGTCACGACGGGGTAGTAGACAGGGGGATTTCCGCCCAGCCGAGCGATCGGCGCCTCGCCCCGCTGCAGCGGCACCGCGATCACCTCGGTGCCCAGCGCCTGGAGCGTCTCGTAGGCGCGGGCCAGCGTCGCCATCCTCGGCGCTGAGCCGGGAAGGCTATAAAGAACGAGGAGTAACGTCTTCACCCCTCGAAAGTCCTTGAGAGTTCGCGAGGGAGCCGGTCCCACGGCGAACGCGGCGTCCGGCGCGCCGATGCGCGGGCGATTCGGCTCGATCGTCGCGCTCAGCATGCGGCCCTGCTCGCCACTCGCGAGACCGCGGATGTAGTTGATCAGGTCCCAGCGATCGTCCTCTCCGAGCACCGCGCCGAAGGCGGGCATGCCGGCGGCGGGGATCCCGTGGGTGAGCCACCAGTACATGTCGCCCGCAGTGTGCTGGGCGGTGTGGGGCGCGGTGAGGTCGGCTGGCTTCTTCGGGAGCCCCGCGCCGGCCGGCCCGTCGCCCCAGCCGGCAGGTCCGTGGCAGAGCACGCAGTGGCTCCGATAGAGGGCTTCGCCGTGCGCGATCGACGAGACCTGGTACGGCACGGTGGTGCGGCGATACGTCGTGGGATAGGCGTCGACGGACAGCGGCGGCAGCGCGACCCAGAGTCCGATCGTGACGAGGGCGACGCCGGCCAGCGCGGCGAGGGCGCGCGCGCGGGCGAGCAGCACCGCGACGATCAGCCCCAGCACGCCCACGACCGCGATCTGGCCGCCGATCAAGACGCGCGTCCGCACGCCGGGGAGCGCGGCGGCGGCGTCCCAGGACAGGCGGAACGAGAGCGGCCACCACGGCGCGTCGTGCTTGCCCGGCGGCGTCGCGCCCAGCACCGCCACCACCACGAGGATGGCGAGCGCCAGCATCCATTCCGCGGCCACGAAGCGCGCGAGCCGCGCCATGGCGGGACGGCCCACCGTCTCGGCGTCGCCGGGCAGGGCGGGGACCAGCCGGCTCCGGTTCACCGCGGCGAGCGCGAGGATCGGCACCAGCAGCGTGATCTTCAGGAGGAGCAGCCAGCCGTAGCGGGTGCCGAGCAGCGACGGGATGTCGCCGAGCTGCTCCCATGCGTTCCAGAGTCCCGTGGCGACGAGGACGAGCATGGCGAGGAGGGCGATCTTTGAGAAGCGCCGCGCCGCCAGCACCGCGTAGGGCCGCGCGTCCGCGCCCCCGGGACTTGAGGCGGCGCGGAGCAGGAGATGCAGCGGGCCGAGCGCGCCCAGCCACGCGCCCGCGGCCACGAGGTGCAAGAGATCGGCGCCGAGCGCGGCGCCGCCATCGGCTTCGACCGCGGCCGCGTGGCCGGCCCAGGCCAGCGCCCCGGCACCGGCGGCCGCGAGCAGCCAGCTCTCGCCGCGCAGGGCGGCCCAGTCGGCGGTGGAGTCCTCGCGCTCGCGCGCCCAGAGCAGCGCGGTGAGCAGCAGGAGGACACCGGTGCGCAGCAGCCACACTGCGCCGTACTGGGTGGCGCCGAGCACGCGTCCCCAGGCGACGGGATCGAGCGCGGCGCCGGGCCGCCCGGCGACGTAGGCGGCGTTCAGCGCCAGCAGCCCCACCGCGGTGACGAGGGCGACGAGCCCGGCGACGCGCGCCAAGTCCAGCATGCGCCGCTCCCACGCGCGCGCGGTCGGATGGCGCGGCCGACCGGCCAGGACGGACAGCGCGAAGACCCCGACGAGGACGAGCGCGGCGAGGAGATGGACCCAGCGCAGGACGGCAGCCGCCCCGCTCACTCGGACCCCTTCTTCGTCAGCGCCATCACGATGATCACGACGAGCACGCCCGCGGCCAGCGCGACGCCGGCCGAGATGAGGGCGACGGTGAGCGGGCTCATCGGCGCGTCACGCAGCGGTCCGCCGTGATCGGCGAGGGCACGGGCCGGCGCGAAGGCGAGGGCGGAGAGGAAGGCGGCGGCGAGGCGGCGCGTCATCGTCCCGCCATTATAATGAAGCCGCTCGCATGGCCACCGCTTGCCCTCGCCCGCGCGCGGCGCTGTTCGACGCCGGGAACACGCTGATCCGGATGGACTACGGCGCCATTGCCGCCGCCCTCTCCGCCTACGGCGTGGTCGTGGATCCAGGCACGGTCGAGGACGCCGAGCTGCGCGCCCGCGTCCGCCTCGACCCGTATCTGGCGCCCGGTGCCTCGACGGAGAGCGTCGGCACCCACGACCGCTACCTCCGCTATGTGCTCGAGCATCTCGGGGTCACCGCCGCCGCCACGGTGGAGGCGATGGAAGGCTGGCGTCGCGGTTACAACGCGCCCACCGGCCTCTGGATCCTCGCCGACCCCGCCGCCGCGCCGGCGCTCGCGCGCGCGAAGGCGGCGGGGCTCGTCGTGGGCGTGATCTCGAACTCGAACGGCATGGTGTCGCGCACGCTCGAGTCGGTGGGGCTCGGGACCTGGATCGATTTCGTGATCGACTCGTCGGTAGTGGGTGTGGAGAAGCCCGATCCACGCATCTTCTCGATGGCGGTGGAGCGCGCGGGGGTCGCGCCCGGCGAGGCCGCCTACGTGGGCGATCTCTACTCGGTGGACGTGCTCGGCGCCCGGGCGGCTGGGCTCCAGGGCGTGCTCATCGACCCGCGCGGCTACTGGGGCCCGCGCGACTGTCCCCGCGCTCGCGATGCCGCGCACGCGGTGCGACTGCTCCTCGGGGACGCCTGAGCGGGCGGGAGT
Above is a genomic segment from Candidatus Methylomirabilota bacterium containing:
- a CDS encoding rhodanese-like domain-containing protein codes for the protein MLALLVLLGGLVASARAGHTPGAAFPTLRSDAVKRLLDVKEPVVLVDMRKPAEYRAGHLPGAISLPMADLARRYREIPKAARVVLYCQCPLEEMGGVYSFLSDLGYKNHVVLEDGFDGWYRSQYPLVK
- a CDS encoding copper-binding protein, giving the protein MRLWRVVLLLNLALGLGLLMGFLAWGRPLGEARRELAELRGQAVTPGVERVFRARGVVRAIVPEINVIVLSHEDIAGFMPPMTMGFRAQDPKLYDGVKVGDVLAFTLRGVPPNVVITELRKEGTL
- a CDS encoding CopD family protein, coding for MSGAAAVLRWVHLLAALVLVGVFALSVLAGRPRHPTARAWERRMLDLARVAGLVALVTAVGLLALNAAYVAGRPGAALDPVAWGRVLGATQYGAVWLLRTGVLLLLTALLWAREREDSTADWAALRGESWLLAAAGAGALAWAGHAAAVEADGGAALGADLLHLVAAGAWLGALGPLHLLLRAASSPGGADARPYAVLAARRFSKIALLAMLVLVATGLWNAWEQLGDIPSLLGTRYGWLLLLKITLLVPILALAAVNRSRLVPALPGDAETVGRPAMARLARFVAAEWMLALAILVVVAVLGATPPGKHDAPWWPLSFRLSWDAAAALPGVRTRVLIGGQIAVVGVLGLIVAVLLARARALAALAGVALVTIGLWVALPPLSVDAYPTTYRRTTVPYQVSSIAHGEALYRSHCVLCHGPAGWGDGPAGAGLPKKPADLTAPHTAQHTAGDMYWWLTHGIPAAGMPAFGAVLGEDDRWDLINYIRGLASGEQGRMLSATIEPNRPRIGAPDAAFAVGPAPSRTLKDFRGVKTLLLVLYSLPGSAPRMATLARAYETLQALGTEVIAVPLQRGEAPIARLGGNPPVYYPVVTEGAEEIAQAYGLFRRNLSPEGMKPDPSMPAHMEFLIDRAGYLRARWIAGEPGASWAEIPTLMAEIQALNRETPAPPPAEHVH
- a CDS encoding HAD-IA family hydrolase, whose amino-acid sequence is MATACPRPRAALFDAGNTLIRMDYGAIAAALSAYGVVVDPGTVEDAELRARVRLDPYLAPGASTESVGTHDRYLRYVLEHLGVTAAATVEAMEGWRRGYNAPTGLWILADPAAAPALARAKAAGLVVGVISNSNGMVSRTLESVGLGTWIDFVIDSSVVGVEKPDPRIFSMAVERAGVAPGEAAYVGDLYSVDVLGARAAGLQGVLIDPRGYWGPRDCPRARDAAHAVRLLLGDA